From Hymenobacter sedentarius, a single genomic window includes:
- a CDS encoding HsdM family class I SAM-dependent methyltransferase, whose translation MRQPTPNATAQSLVQRVWGYATVLRDDGVGYGDYVEQITYLLFLKMADEQAGAPNAPAVPEGKDWASLRHLEGDALEVQYRHLLTDLGKEPGMLGVIFKKAQNKIQNPARLKHLLALIDRENWSGLGFDVKGEIYEGLLQKNAEDVKGGAGQYFTPRPLIQAIVEAVAPAPGQTICDPACGTAGFLLVARDYLVDTYGKDLDREQLRFLRDHTFHGTDIVDSVVRLAAMNLYLHGVGSTESPVQNRDSLLSDPGERYDFILANPPFGKKSSITVMSEEGQTSKDTLSYERTDFVATTSNKQLNFVQHIYTILKVGGTAAVVLPDNVLFEGGAGETIRRKLLQDCNVHTLLRLPTGIFYAQGVKANVIFFEKRAAAEQAQTKELWVYDLRTNQHFTPKGNPLTLAHLQDFIACYGKPGQRAQRQETEQFHRYELAQLLARDKVNLDIFWLKDDALEDSATLPAPDVLALEITENLQAALAQFASIAEELEATE comes from the coding sequence ATGCGCCAGCCAACCCCGAATGCCACCGCCCAATCCCTCGTCCAGCGCGTCTGGGGCTACGCCACCGTGCTCCGCGACGACGGCGTGGGCTACGGCGACTACGTCGAGCAAATTACCTACCTGCTGTTCCTGAAGATGGCCGACGAGCAGGCCGGCGCCCCCAACGCCCCGGCCGTGCCAGAAGGAAAGGACTGGGCCAGCCTGCGCCACCTCGAAGGCGACGCGCTGGAGGTGCAGTACCGCCACCTGCTCACCGACCTGGGCAAGGAGCCCGGCATGCTGGGCGTCATCTTTAAGAAGGCCCAGAACAAGATTCAGAACCCCGCCCGCCTCAAGCACCTGCTGGCTTTGATTGACCGCGAGAACTGGTCGGGCCTGGGCTTCGACGTGAAGGGCGAGATTTACGAAGGCTTGCTGCAGAAGAACGCCGAGGACGTGAAGGGCGGCGCCGGCCAGTACTTCACCCCGCGCCCGCTCATCCAGGCCATCGTGGAAGCCGTGGCCCCCGCCCCGGGCCAGACCATTTGCGACCCGGCCTGCGGCACGGCCGGCTTCCTGCTGGTGGCCCGCGACTACCTCGTCGACACCTACGGCAAGGACTTGGACCGCGAGCAGCTCAGGTTCCTGCGCGACCACACCTTCCACGGCACCGACATCGTGGACTCGGTGGTGCGCCTGGCCGCCATGAACCTGTACCTGCACGGCGTGGGCTCCACCGAAAGCCCGGTGCAAAACCGCGACTCCCTCCTCTCCGACCCCGGCGAGCGCTACGACTTCATCCTGGCCAACCCGCCCTTCGGCAAGAAGAGCAGCATCACGGTGATGAGCGAGGAAGGCCAGACCAGCAAGGACACGCTCAGCTACGAGCGCACCGACTTTGTGGCCACCACCAGCAACAAGCAGCTCAACTTCGTCCAGCACATCTACACCATCCTCAAGGTGGGCGGCACGGCCGCCGTGGTGCTGCCCGACAACGTGCTGTTTGAGGGCGGGGCCGGCGAAACCATCCGCCGCAAGCTGCTGCAAGATTGCAACGTGCACACCCTGCTGCGCCTGCCCACGGGCATCTTCTACGCCCAGGGCGTGAAGGCCAACGTCATTTTCTTCGAGAAGCGCGCCGCCGCCGAGCAGGCCCAGACCAAGGAGCTGTGGGTGTACGACCTGCGCACCAACCAGCACTTCACCCCCAAGGGAAACCCGCTCACGCTGGCCCACCTGCAGGACTTCATCGCCTGCTACGGCAAGCCGGGCCAGCGGGCCCAGCGCCAGGAGACCGAGCAGTTCCACCGCTACGAGCTGGCCCAGCTGCTGGCCCGCGACAAGGTGAACCTCGACATCTTCTGGCTAAAGGACGACGCCCTCGAAGACAGCGCCACCCTGCCCGCCCCCGACGTGCTGGCCCTGGAAATCACCGAGAACCTACAGGCCGCGCTGGCGCAGTTCGCCAGCATCGCCGAGGAGCTGGAAGCAACCGAGTAG
- a CDS encoding helix-turn-helix domain-containing protein, producing MTRPLPAGITPSTFAKKAGEQPFHGFTKWLNLIIPLLEELDRYARLAAREEYELLLAEKAAAAVEADQNDQVLTVNEAAQLLGLSPQTVYEWVKAGKLQGFKAGREVRVKRGHVLAALKLQTQPNGRRKYGRCTTGRPRKAG from the coding sequence ATGACGCGTCCTCTACCCGCAGGAATCACGCCTTCGACCTTCGCAAAAAAAGCTGGTGAGCAACCATTTCACGGGTTCACCAAGTGGCTGAACCTCATCATTCCGCTACTCGAGGAACTGGACCGGTATGCACGCCTGGCAGCCCGCGAAGAGTACGAGTTGCTGCTGGCAGAGAAGGCCGCGGCAGCCGTGGAAGCCGACCAGAATGACCAAGTCTTGACTGTGAACGAAGCCGCGCAGTTGCTGGGGCTAAGCCCGCAAACTGTTTACGAGTGGGTCAAGGCGGGGAAGCTCCAGGGCTTCAAAGCTGGTCGCGAGGTACGCGTCAAACGGGGCCACGTGCTGGCTGCATTGAAACTGCAAACCCAACCCAATGGGCGACGCAAATACGGGCGCTGCACCACGGGCCGCCCCAGAAAAGCTGGCTAA